The following coding sequences lie in one Pseudoalteromonas sp. Scap06 genomic window:
- a CDS encoding MFS transporter gives MKENKQQFQGALLGSKRFLPLFVTQFFSALNDNVYKQSILLILIFQAATVADGAFYSNLAAGLFILPFFLFSGMAGQIAEKLEKSKLISMVKFCEIPIMLVGVVSILTEQVWLMLGTVFLMGLQSTFFGPLKYSILPQHVAPNELTKANGLVESGTFVAILLGTVFGTYYITQTAGPIYISIAIVSLAVIGFLSSRFIPKSAANNANLKVSINPITSTKSVFNALNAQTESVGKSVLGISWFWLIGAVILTALPNYVKHVMGGDELVVTAALVVFSLSIALGSLLCEKLSRSRIELGIVPFGALLITLFLYLLSQEPGIEFYHQVSELQLTLEQVINTGDMLWHFVWMAGIGIAAGFYTVPLYALIQQRTHPDSRSRVIAANNVLNALFMVGSAVLSIVTLTLLHWDISQLLLLLAGLNLLISLYIYTKVPEFFLRFIIYILAICMYRVRTKGQLNIPDEGAAVVVSNHVSFVDWMFILAASPRPIRFVVFAPIYYSPALNWLFKMAKAIPIDSQKSNPKAFNKAFDDIAQALERGELVGIFPEGKLSGDGEVDVFRRGIEKIIQRTPVPVIPVHLDGLWGSMFSRKTKWRLPRPKWSLVSVAIGEPVASENVSADDLRDRVLALK, from the coding sequence ATGAAGGAAAATAAACAACAATTTCAAGGAGCTTTACTGGGTAGTAAACGGTTTTTACCTCTGTTTGTGACGCAGTTTTTCTCTGCTTTAAATGACAATGTTTATAAGCAATCAATCCTGCTTATTTTAATTTTTCAGGCTGCTACGGTAGCTGATGGTGCCTTTTATTCTAATCTGGCGGCAGGATTATTTATTTTACCGTTTTTTCTATTTTCAGGCATGGCTGGGCAAATTGCAGAAAAGTTGGAAAAATCAAAACTGATCAGCATGGTAAAGTTTTGCGAAATTCCTATTATGCTGGTGGGTGTAGTATCGATTTTAACCGAGCAGGTTTGGTTAATGTTAGGTACTGTATTTTTAATGGGTTTACAAAGCACTTTTTTTGGGCCGCTTAAGTACTCTATTTTACCGCAGCATGTGGCCCCAAATGAGCTAACTAAAGCGAATGGACTGGTGGAGTCGGGCACTTTTGTCGCTATTTTATTGGGCACCGTATTTGGCACCTATTATATAACCCAAACAGCGGGCCCTATTTATATCAGTATCGCAATAGTAAGCCTTGCAGTTATTGGCTTTTTAAGCAGTCGATTTATTCCTAAAAGTGCAGCCAATAATGCTAACTTAAAAGTATCGATTAACCCTATTACTTCAACCAAAAGTGTTTTTAATGCGCTTAACGCACAAACCGAGTCGGTGGGTAAGTCAGTATTAGGGATCAGTTGGTTTTGGCTTATTGGTGCGGTGATACTAACGGCGCTCCCTAATTACGTAAAACATGTAATGGGAGGTGATGAGTTGGTGGTGACAGCTGCTTTAGTGGTGTTTTCGTTGAGTATTGCATTGGGGTCTTTATTGTGTGAAAAGCTATCGCGCTCACGTATTGAGTTAGGTATTGTGCCTTTTGGTGCACTATTAATTACCTTATTTTTATATTTACTAAGCCAAGAGCCTGGTATTGAATTTTATCACCAAGTGAGTGAGTTACAGCTTACTCTTGAACAAGTGATTAATACCGGCGATATGCTCTGGCATTTTGTTTGGATGGCAGGAATTGGTATTGCCGCAGGGTTTTATACGGTACCTTTGTATGCACTCATTCAGCAGCGTACTCACCCCGATAGCCGTTCACGAGTAATTGCAGCTAACAATGTGTTAAATGCATTGTTTATGGTTGGCAGCGCCGTTTTAAGTATTGTTACTTTAACGCTATTACACTGGGATATTTCACAATTACTGTTGTTATTAGCAGGGCTTAATTTACTAATATCGCTGTACATATACACCAAAGTACCGGAGTTTTTCTTACGTTTTATTATCTATATTTTAGCGATTTGTATGTATCGTGTGCGCACTAAAGGCCAGCTCAATATTCCCGATGAAGGAGCTGCGGTGGTGGTAAGTAATCATGTTAGCTTTGTTGATTGGATGTTTATTTTAGCGGCGTCACCTAGGCCTATTCGGTTTGTTGTATTTGCTCCTATTTACTATTCACCGGCACTTAATTGGTTATTTAAAATGGCCAAAGCCATTCCAATCGATAGTCAAAAATCAAATCCTAAGGCGTTTAATAAAGCTTTTGATGACATTGCGCAAGCACTGGAACGTGGTGAGCTGGTGGGTATTTTTCCTGAAGGAAAGCTCAGCGGTGATGGCGAGGTTGATGTATTTCGCCGTGGCATTGAAAAAATAATTCAGCGCACGCCTGTGCCTGTTATCCCTGTTCATTTAGATGGATTATGGGGCAGTATGTTTAGTCGAAAAACTAAATGGCGACTACCTAGACCCAAATGGTCGTTGGTAAGCGTAGCGATTGGTGAGCCAGTTGCGTCTGAAAATGTGAGTGCCGATGACTTACGTGATCGAGTACTTGCTTTAAAGTAG
- a CDS encoding HPP family protein — MSQNVTDLMTANPFSVNIKSTLHDAHNLMKEKNVRHIPVIDEDGAFVGMLTQKIMVAKVMGIMATFGANALQRKEKLTKVEDIMVSDFISVTPEQPLSDVVKFFVDNRHGCMPVVSEQGQLVGILTSSDFVRLAAALLS, encoded by the coding sequence ATGAGTCAAAACGTTACAGACTTAATGACAGCTAACCCATTTTCGGTAAACATAAAAAGCACTTTGCATGACGCACACAATTTAATGAAAGAAAAAAACGTTCGTCATATTCCTGTTATTGACGAAGACGGCGCATTTGTCGGTATGCTTACCCAAAAAATAATGGTCGCCAAAGTTATGGGGATCATGGCAACGTTTGGTGCTAATGCATTACAACGCAAAGAAAAACTCACAAAAGTAGAAGATATTATGGTGAGTGATTTTATCAGTGTAACGCCAGAGCAGCCGCTATCAGATGTCGTTAAATTTTTTGTAGATAATCGCCACGGTTGCATGCCCGTTGTGAGCGAGCAAGGTCAGCTAGTAGGTATTTTAACGTCTTCTGATTTTGTGCGTTTAGCTGCAGCACTGCTCTCGTAA
- a CDS encoding DUF2237 family protein encodes MANQLNVLGTRLQLCCGNGGYTREGFCYVPDSDFGNHSVCAIMTDEFLQFSKAQGNDLISPNPLYDFAGLKAGDKWCLCAIRWYHAIAASVAPPVVLEATNQKALDIIPLEVLKAHQY; translated from the coding sequence ATGGCTAATCAATTAAATGTACTAGGAACTCGCTTACAACTTTGCTGTGGCAACGGTGGCTATACCCGAGAGGGATTTTGCTATGTACCAGATTCAGACTTTGGCAATCATAGTGTATGCGCCATTATGACCGACGAATTTTTGCAGTTTTCCAAGGCGCAAGGTAACGATTTAATTAGCCCTAATCCTTTGTATGATTTTGCTGGTTTAAAAGCTGGCGATAAGTGGTGTTTATGTGCGATTCGTTGGTATCATGCCATTGCTGCGAGCGTTGCTCCTCCTGTGGTACTTGAAGCGACAAACCAAAAAGCGCTCGACATTATTCCGCTTGAAGTATTAAAAGCACATCAATATTAA
- the katG gene encoding catalase/peroxidase HPI, producing the protein MKNRSFTKKALVGFISVALMSGSAFSQEKPQMSKPQGAVGMGEAKMGATRTNQFWWPDQLNLSPLRDHDLRSNPYGSDFNYAEAFNSLDLDTVKSDIDALLTQSQDWWPADFGNYGPFFIRMTWHSAGTYRTLDGRGGAGGGQQRFEPLNSWPDNVSLDKARRLLWPIKQKYGEALSWSDLIVLAGNVALENMGFETYGFAGGRTDDWEPDMVYWGPEVEMLASDREDASGKLERPLGATHMGLIYVNPEGPKGVPDPIGSAKNIRVAFSRMAMNDEETLALIAGGHTFGKMHGAHKPKDCVGAEPAAAGIEEQGLGWKNKCGKGHSEDTVSSGLEGAWTQAPTRWSSLYLSNLLNFEWKQTRSPAGAIQWIPTDESLHKSVPDAHVKGKFNPPVMTTADLALKFDPEYRKIAERFLNDPKEYQLAFAKAWYKLTHRDMGPPRNFLGKEVPKEDLIWQDPISAETKSNIDAGAVKELKTAILDSNLSVPELVRVAWASAASYRDSDMRGGANGARIALAPQKDWAVNNPAETAKVLKVLKAIQADFNDSLFSKSQVSLADLIVLGGNAAIEKAAKDAGYSVDVPFNAGRGDATQAQTDVNAFSLLEFPADGFRNYFDAEKSYKSPTEMLIDKADQLDLTVPEMTVLVGGLRSLDANYKGTDYGVFTDKPGTLNNDFFVNLLDMSTVWKKSSDAGIYQGFDRQSGEQKYTATSVDLIFGSNSELRAVAEVYAFDTSKQKFVEDFVAAWTKVMNLDR; encoded by the coding sequence ATGAAAAACCGATCATTTACAAAAAAAGCGCTTGTTGGATTTATAAGTGTGGCACTTATGTCTGGCTCTGCTTTTAGTCAAGAAAAACCACAAATGTCTAAGCCACAAGGTGCTGTAGGCATGGGTGAGGCAAAAATGGGGGCAACCAGAACCAACCAATTTTGGTGGCCAGATCAACTTAACCTATCTCCTCTTCGCGATCATGATCTACGTTCAAACCCTTACGGTAGTGACTTTAATTATGCAGAGGCATTTAACAGCCTAGATTTAGACACTGTAAAAAGTGATATCGACGCTCTACTAACTCAATCTCAAGATTGGTGGCCAGCAGATTTTGGTAACTATGGCCCATTTTTTATTCGTATGACCTGGCACAGTGCAGGTACCTATCGTACGCTTGATGGCCGTGGTGGTGCTGGCGGTGGTCAACAACGTTTTGAGCCGCTTAATAGCTGGCCAGATAACGTAAGCTTGGATAAAGCGCGCCGTTTACTTTGGCCAATTAAACAGAAATACGGTGAAGCCCTTTCATGGTCAGACTTAATCGTATTAGCCGGTAATGTTGCCTTAGAAAACATGGGGTTTGAAACCTATGGTTTTGCTGGTGGTCGTACTGACGATTGGGAACCAGACATGGTTTACTGGGGTCCTGAAGTAGAAATGCTTGCCAGCGACCGTGAAGATGCCAGCGGCAAACTAGAACGCCCGCTAGGTGCAACTCACATGGGTTTAATTTATGTAAACCCAGAAGGGCCTAAAGGGGTTCCTGATCCTATTGGTTCAGCTAAGAACATTCGCGTTGCGTTTTCTCGCATGGCGATGAACGATGAAGAAACCCTAGCACTTATCGCCGGTGGTCACACCTTTGGTAAAATGCATGGTGCGCACAAACCTAAAGACTGTGTGGGTGCAGAGCCTGCTGCAGCAGGTATTGAAGAGCAAGGTTTAGGCTGGAAAAATAAATGTGGTAAAGGTCACTCTGAAGATACCGTATCTAGTGGTTTAGAAGGCGCATGGACACAAGCACCTACTCGCTGGTCATCATTATACTTAAGCAACCTACTTAACTTTGAGTGGAAACAAACTCGCAGTCCTGCTGGCGCTATTCAGTGGATCCCAACAGATGAATCATTACATAAGTCAGTACCTGATGCGCACGTTAAGGGTAAATTTAACCCACCGGTAATGACCACTGCCGATTTAGCGTTAAAATTTGATCCTGAATATCGCAAAATTGCTGAACGCTTTTTAAATGACCCTAAAGAGTATCAACTAGCCTTTGCTAAAGCATGGTACAAATTAACTCATAGAGATATGGGACCACCACGTAACTTTTTAGGTAAAGAAGTACCAAAAGAAGACTTAATTTGGCAAGACCCTATTTCAGCAGAGACTAAATCAAACATTGATGCTGGTGCAGTAAAAGAGCTGAAAACTGCTATTTTAGACTCGAACCTAAGTGTACCTGAGTTAGTACGTGTGGCATGGGCATCGGCCGCTAGTTACCGTGATTCAGATATGCGCGGCGGAGCCAATGGCGCACGTATTGCGCTAGCACCACAAAAAGATTGGGCAGTAAATAATCCAGCAGAAACCGCAAAAGTACTTAAAGTATTAAAAGCGATTCAAGCTGACTTTAACGACAGCTTATTTAGTAAAAGCCAGGTATCGCTTGCTGATTTAATTGTGCTTGGTGGTAATGCAGCGATTGAAAAAGCAGCCAAAGATGCAGGCTACTCAGTAGACGTTCCGTTTAATGCTGGCCGTGGTGATGCTACACAAGCACAAACTGACGTTAATGCATTTAGCTTATTAGAGTTTCCTGCCGATGGTTTTAGAAACTATTTTGATGCAGAGAAAAGCTATAAATCACCAACTGAAATGCTGATTGATAAAGCGGATCAGCTTGACCTAACAGTTCCTGAAATGACTGTATTAGTTGGTGGCTTACGCTCACTTGATGCAAACTACAAAGGCACTGACTACGGCGTATTTACTGATAAGCCAGGTACACTAAATAACGATTTCTTCGTTAACTTATTAGATATGTCGACGGTATGGAAAAAATCGTCTGATGCTGGTATTTATCAAGGCTTTGATCGTCAGTCGGGTGAGCAAAAGTACACTGCTACTTCGGTTGATCTGATTTTTGGTTCAAATTCAGAACTACGTGCAGTTGCTGAGGTGTATGCCTTTGATACATCAAAACAAAAGTTTGTAGAAGACTTTGTTGCGGCATGGACTAAAGTAATGAATTTAGACCGTTAA
- a CDS encoding LysM peptidoglycan-binding domain-containing protein encodes MVKEYIVKKGDTLWDISSKYLGSPMEWPRLWKFNNRKEVVAITNKPIVNPDLIYPGQKILIPSLEHSKVEARQNARVFSTPKNSLDKRPNKITAPMSLSYKLDDIRQPPIIIPNAIVEIKMTGNITLSSVDKFPINYVINDRKLEATVTSQANKAFGALISDTKLAFDEKTKKLTLGTNIISKSTNPNLPTTSVGVEVSSNSPLLKLKYEVHLPQLKGKINQFNYLAEKVSFILEVTFTGSNGKSARENSDNSSAWDKPLAIGLFAGATLIVIGTLVEDYVTFGAGVADDPASFAAAAGMTARGVVLWGSARAVVIPATLPAVVRFTTSIVPAATFRHAH; translated from the coding sequence ATGGTAAAGGAATATATTGTAAAAAAAGGTGATACATTATGGGATATATCTTCTAAGTATTTAGGCTCACCAATGGAGTGGCCACGATTATGGAAATTCAATAATCGAAAAGAAGTGGTAGCCATTACTAACAAACCGATAGTAAATCCTGATCTTATCTACCCAGGTCAAAAAATATTGATACCTTCTTTAGAGCACTCTAAAGTTGAGGCTAGACAAAATGCAAGAGTATTCAGCACTCCCAAAAACTCTTTAGATAAACGACCTAATAAAATTACAGCACCAATGTCATTAAGTTATAAACTAGATGATATCAGACAACCTCCTATTATAATCCCTAATGCTATTGTGGAAATTAAGATGACAGGTAACATTACGTTGTCTAGTGTTGATAAATTTCCTATTAATTATGTAATAAATGATAGAAAGTTAGAGGCTACAGTTACATCTCAAGCCAATAAAGCTTTTGGGGCATTAATTAGTGACACAAAGTTAGCTTTCGACGAAAAAACAAAAAAATTAACTCTTGGTACAAATATTATTTCTAAAAGTACAAATCCTAATTTGCCAACTACGTCTGTAGGCGTTGAGGTAAGTTCAAACTCTCCCCTTCTAAAGTTGAAGTATGAAGTCCATCTCCCTCAGTTAAAAGGAAAAATTAATCAGTTTAATTATTTGGCTGAAAAAGTATCATTTATTTTAGAGGTAACTTTTACGGGGTCTAATGGAAAAAGTGCAAGAGAGAACTCCGACAATAGCAGTGCATGGGATAAACCTTTAGCTATAGGTTTATTTGCTGGGGCGACATTAATCGTCATAGGTACATTAGTAGAGGATTACGTTACTTTTGGTGCGGGAGTTGCGGACGATCCTGCTAGTTTTGCTGCTGCTGCAGGTATGACTGCAAGAGGTGTTGTTTTATGGGGGTCTGCTAGGGCTGTTGTTATACCTGCTACTCTACCTGCTGTTGTTCGATTTACTACTTCAATAGTGCCAGCGGCGACATTCAGGCATGCTCATTAG
- a CDS encoding MFS transporter: MKSFPSLYFANLFLIIGTGLLTTYLALYLGKQGTSTFWIGLMTSCYYLGLLLGSKLGYHLIKSVGHIRTFAASTAAVTACVAAHGVSDNLYIWLGLRLFVGLGMMCNYMVLESWLNEQSAPESRGRVFSFYMITSYLGMILGQLALAQFPELGYAPLFLVCMALAIGIIPISITRRIHPKPLKPIKMSLFDYAKKVPQSLTAVHFAGIINGSFYGLAPIFAKLSGFGAAEIAIFMSVTIFAGLLAQWPMGMLSDRIRRSVLIRTNAAAIGVVSLALFLLPTSQLTAYILTFIFGLFAFTLYPLCSALANSRVEDEERVGVSSALLVAFGAGAAIGSTLNAQLMTYFGHQALYASISLLTVAMYLLLTFINSKQKVEQPEPSDYVVGTSDVTNSPLAATMDPRIEETTAQDQMLVVDEEEDDEFFEHPQGELFKDLHEDDVKN; the protein is encoded by the coding sequence ATGAAATCATTTCCATCACTATATTTTGCCAATTTATTTTTAATTATTGGTACCGGCTTACTTACAACCTATTTAGCCCTGTATTTAGGTAAACAAGGCACGTCTACGTTTTGGATAGGCCTAATGACCTCGTGTTATTACCTTGGCTTATTACTGGGTTCAAAGCTTGGTTACCATTTAATTAAATCGGTGGGTCACATCAGAACATTTGCCGCTAGTACCGCTGCAGTGACAGCCTGTGTGGCCGCACACGGAGTAAGCGACAATCTATATATTTGGTTAGGCCTTAGGCTTTTTGTTGGCTTAGGGATGATGTGTAATTACATGGTGCTAGAAAGCTGGCTAAACGAACAATCAGCGCCTGAGTCTCGCGGGCGAGTCTTCTCTTTTTATATGATCACCTCTTACTTAGGGATGATTTTAGGCCAACTAGCGCTCGCACAATTTCCTGAGCTAGGGTATGCACCGCTATTTTTAGTCTGCATGGCGTTGGCTATCGGTATTATTCCAATTTCTATCACTCGTAGAATTCACCCAAAACCGTTAAAGCCGATAAAAATGAGCCTGTTTGATTACGCTAAAAAAGTGCCACAGTCGCTTACTGCGGTGCACTTTGCAGGCATTATCAATGGTAGTTTTTATGGCCTAGCGCCTATATTTGCTAAGCTATCTGGCTTTGGTGCCGCAGAAATTGCTATTTTTATGTCAGTGACTATTTTTGCTGGTTTGCTAGCCCAGTGGCCAATGGGGATGCTCTCTGATCGCATTCGTCGTAGCGTATTAATTCGAACTAATGCAGCAGCTATCGGTGTTGTAAGTTTGGCATTGTTTTTATTGCCTACTTCACAACTAACAGCTTACATACTCACTTTTATCTTTGGTTTATTTGCGTTTACTTTATATCCGCTTTGTTCGGCGCTAGCTAATTCGCGTGTTGAGGACGAAGAGCGCGTAGGCGTATCATCTGCATTATTAGTCGCTTTTGGCGCCGGTGCAGCAATAGGCTCAACACTTAACGCACAGCTGATGACCTACTTTGGTCACCAAGCATTGTATGCGTCAATTTCGCTATTAACCGTGGCTATGTACTTACTACTAACCTTTATTAACTCTAAACAAAAAGTTGAACAGCCAGAACCCAGTGATTATGTGGTCGGTACATCCGATGTTACAAACTCGCCACTGGCCGCTACGATGGATCCGCGCATTGAAGAAACCACCGCGCAAGATCAAATGCTGGTTGTAGATGAAGAAGAAGATGATGAATTTTTTGAGCATCCCCAAGGGGAGCTGTTTAAAGATCTTCACGAAGATGACGTGAAAAATTAA
- a CDS encoding DUF2189 domain-containing protein, producing the protein MPTTNTIDKDTKFARCLECNKVNTFAAFHWLSLAFKDMARAPMLSLIYGLIFTLIPVAIVYSVVLTDSHLAILPATVAFALIGPVFAVGLYDVAWELEKGHKPTLSHSLKSMFRNPVGEWGFAVLLMVIMIIWMRLAAIVHALYPNHVNPTFEELSAFLTIGSIIGGILLVSVFSISAFTPQIMMERRVDIMTAVVSSIHAVKENFAAMVVWSICIFVLVALGFAAGAAGFIIIMPLLSYASWHGYIAVIKTKTPRGYE; encoded by the coding sequence ATGCCAACTACAAACACAATAGATAAAGACACTAAATTCGCACGTTGTTTAGAGTGCAACAAAGTAAATACATTTGCCGCTTTTCACTGGCTTTCGTTAGCGTTTAAAGATATGGCGCGCGCGCCCATGTTAAGTTTAATTTACGGTTTAATCTTCACGCTTATTCCGGTAGCGATTGTTTACTCTGTTGTACTTACCGACAGCCACTTAGCTATTTTACCTGCAACCGTTGCTTTTGCTTTAATCGGTCCGGTATTCGCCGTTGGCCTATACGATGTAGCCTGGGAACTTGAAAAAGGCCACAAACCTACATTAAGCCATTCATTAAAATCAATGTTTCGTAACCCCGTAGGTGAATGGGGTTTTGCGGTATTACTCATGGTGATTATGATTATTTGGATGCGCCTAGCTGCAATTGTGCATGCATTATATCCAAACCATGTAAACCCCACCTTTGAAGAACTTTCTGCGTTTTTAACTATAGGCAGTATTATCGGCGGAATTTTGTTGGTCAGTGTGTTTTCAATCTCAGCATTTACCCCGCAAATTATGATGGAAAGACGTGTTGATATAATGACCGCAGTCGTTTCTTCAATCCACGCAGTCAAAGAAAACTTTGCAGCCATGGTTGTGTGGTCAATTTGTATATTCGTACTGGTAGCGCTGGGCTTTGCTGCAGGTGCCGCTGGATTCATTATTATTATGCCACTACTTAGTTACGCTAGTTGGCATGGATACATCGCAGTTATCAAAACTAAAACACCACGTGGCTATGAATAA
- a CDS encoding VC0807 family protein: MTSDNQAINKRKKNNPLIEIVFNIIIPSVILMKFSGPEYLGSVIGLIVALIFPISYGIYDFIKAGSLNFISLLGFLSTLLTGGIALFELNVEWLAIKEAAIPAIIGFTVLMSGFFGKPLLAKLLLNSLLFKLDTIYDALDERGNTQNFKQKITNANYLLALTFVFSSTMNYLLAKWIVTSPAGSVEFNEQLGEMTLLSYPVIAIPSMIMLIGIFIYVIKVLTKLTGMKFEEMVNAE; encoded by the coding sequence ATGACCAGTGATAATCAAGCTATAAATAAGCGTAAAAAGAATAATCCGCTTATCGAAATCGTATTTAATATCATCATACCTTCAGTCATTTTAATGAAATTTTCAGGGCCTGAATATTTAGGCAGCGTGATTGGCTTAATTGTGGCGCTTATATTCCCTATTAGTTACGGTATTTATGATTTTATAAAAGCGGGCTCATTAAATTTTATTTCACTTTTGGGCTTTTTAAGTACTTTGCTTACCGGTGGTATTGCGCTGTTTGAGCTTAATGTTGAGTGGTTAGCAATTAAAGAAGCGGCTATACCAGCAATCATTGGTTTTACCGTGCTGATGTCGGGCTTTTTTGGTAAACCCTTGCTAGCCAAGCTCTTATTAAACTCACTTTTATTTAAGTTAGACACTATTTACGATGCCCTTGATGAGCGCGGCAATACGCAAAACTTTAAACAAAAGATTACTAATGCTAATTACTTATTAGCGCTGACCTTTGTGTTTTCATCAACGATGAATTACCTCTTAGCTAAATGGATTGTTACTAGCCCAGCAGGTAGCGTGGAATTTAACGAGCAACTTGGTGAAATGACGCTATTGAGTTATCCAGTGATCGCGATTCCATCTATGATAATGCTGATTGGAATTTTTATTTATGTGATTAAAGTGCTGACCAAGCTGACCGGTATGAAGTTTGAAGAAATGGTTAATGCCGAGTAG
- the dps gene encoding DNA starvation/stationary phase protection protein Dps, whose product MSNSNNANKVAEFTAPGVENESASKAISVLEDRMVALIDLQLTLKHIHWNVVGPNFIGVHEMLDPQVETVREMTDTIAERIATLGGVPVGTPKSIVDRRTWEDYAIGKGLVTEHLAALDKVYNGVNGDHRKAIESLGELDPVSEDMIIAQLAELEQYQWFVRAHIESSTGQLNS is encoded by the coding sequence ATGAGTAACAGTAATAATGCAAACAAAGTCGCTGAATTTACCGCTCCCGGTGTAGAAAATGAATCAGCAAGTAAAGCAATATCTGTTCTAGAAGATCGCATGGTAGCGCTAATTGATTTACAGCTAACTTTAAAACATATTCATTGGAATGTAGTAGGTCCAAACTTTATTGGCGTACATGAAATGCTAGACCCACAAGTTGAAACCGTGCGTGAAATGACCGACACCATAGCAGAACGTATTGCCACTTTAGGCGGCGTGCCTGTTGGTACACCAAAATCAATTGTTGATCGTCGTACATGGGAAGATTACGCTATAGGCAAAGGTTTAGTAACTGAACACCTAGCTGCATTAGATAAAGTATATAACGGCGTTAACGGTGATCATCGTAAAGCTATTGAGTCACTCGGTGAGCTTGATCCGGTATCTGAAGATATGATCATTGCGCAACTTGCAGAGCTTGAGCAATACCAATGGTTTGTTCGCGCCCACATAGAGTCATCTACAGGCCAATTGAACAGTTAA
- a CDS encoding c-type cytochrome, which translates to MKYTLLIVCLIALTGCDKGVDSPRGFSLPEGNAEQGKAVFLKYKCLACHTLAGVEDSSVTKHDDISIKLGGNKTKIISYAELVTSVINPSHRFSRPYRPDARNEDGSSKMTVFNDTMTVSELTDLVTFLQPNYKLIPYHRTNYQLYSHYK; encoded by the coding sequence ATGAAATACACTCTACTAATCGTGTGTTTAATTGCACTCACAGGCTGTGATAAAGGAGTTGATTCTCCACGAGGTTTTAGCTTGCCAGAGGGGAATGCAGAACAAGGTAAAGCCGTGTTTTTAAAATATAAGTGCTTGGCATGTCACACCCTTGCAGGCGTTGAAGATAGCAGCGTAACAAAACATGACGATATTTCTATTAAGCTAGGAGGTAATAAAACCAAAATAATTTCTTATGCTGAGCTGGTCACGTCAGTGATCAACCCCTCACATCGGTTTTCTAGGCCTTATAGACCCGACGCCAGAAATGAAGATGGCAGCTCAAAAATGACGGTATTTAACGATACCATGACCGTATCTGAACTCACCGACTTAGTCACTTTTTTACAACCAAACTATAAACTTATTCCGTACCACAGAACTAATTACCAACTTTACTCTCACTACAAGTAA